From a single Callithrix jacchus isolate 240 chromosome 5, calJac240_pri, whole genome shotgun sequence genomic region:
- the GPRC5C gene encoding G-protein coupled receptor family C group 5 member C isoform X4, whose amino-acid sequence MAIHKALVMCLGLPLFLFPGARAQAQGHAPPGCSPDLNPLYYNLCDRSGAWGIVLEAVAGAGVVTTFVLTIILVASLPFVQDAKKRSLLGTQVFFLLGTLGLFCLVFACVVKPDFSTCASRRFLFGVLFAICFSCLVAHVFALNFLAQKNHGPRGWVVFTVALLLTLVEVIINTEWLIITLVRGSGEGGPQGNSSAYWAVASPCAIANMDFVMALIYVMLLLLAAFLGTWPALCGRFKRWRKHGVFVLLTTATSMAIWVVWIVMYTYGNRQRNSPTWDDPTLAIALAANAWAFILFYVIPEVSQVTKASPEQSYQGDMYPTRGVGYETILKEQKGQSMFVENKAFSMDEPAAAKRPVSPYSGYNGQLLTSVYQPTEMALMHKGPSEGAYDVILPRATANSQVMGSANSTLRAEDMYSAQSHQAATPLKDGKNSQAQSLQSKTRW is encoded by the exons ATGGCCATCCACAAAGCCTTGGTGATGTGCCTGGGACTGCCTCTCTTCCTGTTCCCAGGGGCCCGGGCCCAGGCCCAGGGCCATGCTCCACCCGGCTGCAGCCCAGACCTCAACCCCCTCTATTACAACCTGTGTGACCGATCTGGGGCATGGGGCATCGTCCTGGAGGCGGTGGCTGGGGCAGGCGTCGTCACCACGTTTGTGCTCACCATCATCCTGGTGGCCAGCCTCCCTTTTGTGCAGGACGCCAAGAAGCGGAGCCTGCTGGGGACCCAAGTGTTCTTCCTGCTGGGGACCCTGGGCCTCTTCTGCCTCGTGTTTGCCTGTGTGGTGAAGCCCGACTTCTCCACCTGTGCCTCTCGGCGCTTCCTCTTTGGGGTCCTGTTCGCCATCTGCTTCTCCTGTCTGGTGGCCCACGTCTTTGCCCTCAACTTCCTGGCCCAGAAGAACCATGGGCCCCGGGGCTGGGTGGTCTTCACTGTGGCTCTGCTGCTAACCCTGGTGGAAGTCATCATCAACACGGAGTGGCTGATCATCACCCTGGTTCGGGGCAGTGGCGAGGGCGGCCCTCAGGGCAACAGCAGTGCCTACTGGGCCGTGGCTTCCCCCTGCGCCATCGCCAACATGGACTTCGTCATGGCGCTCATCTATgtcatgctgctgctgctggctgccTTCCTGGGAACCTGGCCTGCTCTGTGTGGCCGCTTCAAGCGCTGGCGTAAGCACGGAGTCTTCGTGCTGCTCACCACGGCCACCTCCATGGCCATCTGGGTGGTGTGGATTGTCATGTATACCTACGGCAACAGGCAGCGCAACAGCCCCACCTGGGATGACCCCACGCTGGCCATCGCCCTCGCCGCCAACGCCTGGGCCTTCATCCTCTTCTATGTCATCCCCGAGGTTTCCCAGGTGACCAAGGCCAGCCCAGAGCAAAGCTACCAGGGGGACATGTACCCCACCCGGGGCGTGGGCTATGAGACTATCCTGAAAGAGCAGAAGGGTCAGAGCATGTTCGTGGAGAACAAGGCCTTTTCCATGGATGAGCCAGCGGCAG CTAAGAGGCCAGTGTCACCATACAGCGGGTACAACGGGCAGCTGCTGACCAGTGTGTACCAGCCCACCGAGATGGCCCTGATGCACAAAGGCCCG TCCGAAGGAGCTTACGATGTCATCCTCCCACGGGCCACCGCCAACAGCCAGGTGATGGGCAGTGCCAACTCGACCCTGCGGGCTGAAGACATGTACTCAGCCCAGAGCCACCAGGCGGCCACGCCGCTGAAAGACGGCAAGAACTCTCAG GCTCAGTCCCTGCAAAGTAAAACGAGATGGTAG
- the GPRC5C gene encoding G-protein coupled receptor family C group 5 member C isoform X5, giving the protein MAIHKALVMCLGLPLFLFPGARAQAQGHAPPGCSPDLNPLYYNLCDRSGAWGIVLEAVAGAGVVTTFVLTIILVASLPFVQDAKKRSLLGTQVFFLLGTLGLFCLVFACVVKPDFSTCASRRFLFGVLFAICFSCLVAHVFALNFLAQKNHGPRGWVVFTVALLLTLVEVIINTEWLIITLVRGSGEGGPQGNSSAYWAVASPCAIANMDFVMALIYVMLLLLAAFLGTWPALCGRFKRWRKHGVFVLLTTATSMAIWVVWIVMYTYGNRQRNSPTWDDPTLAIALAANAWAFILFYVIPEVSQVTKASPEQSYQGDMYPTRGVGYETILKEQKGQSMFVENKAFSMDEPAAAKRPVSPYSGYNGQLLTSVYQPTEMALMHKGPSEGAYDVILPRATANSQVMGSANSTLRAEDMYSAQSHQAATPLKDGKNSQGHG; this is encoded by the exons ATGGCCATCCACAAAGCCTTGGTGATGTGCCTGGGACTGCCTCTCTTCCTGTTCCCAGGGGCCCGGGCCCAGGCCCAGGGCCATGCTCCACCCGGCTGCAGCCCAGACCTCAACCCCCTCTATTACAACCTGTGTGACCGATCTGGGGCATGGGGCATCGTCCTGGAGGCGGTGGCTGGGGCAGGCGTCGTCACCACGTTTGTGCTCACCATCATCCTGGTGGCCAGCCTCCCTTTTGTGCAGGACGCCAAGAAGCGGAGCCTGCTGGGGACCCAAGTGTTCTTCCTGCTGGGGACCCTGGGCCTCTTCTGCCTCGTGTTTGCCTGTGTGGTGAAGCCCGACTTCTCCACCTGTGCCTCTCGGCGCTTCCTCTTTGGGGTCCTGTTCGCCATCTGCTTCTCCTGTCTGGTGGCCCACGTCTTTGCCCTCAACTTCCTGGCCCAGAAGAACCATGGGCCCCGGGGCTGGGTGGTCTTCACTGTGGCTCTGCTGCTAACCCTGGTGGAAGTCATCATCAACACGGAGTGGCTGATCATCACCCTGGTTCGGGGCAGTGGCGAGGGCGGCCCTCAGGGCAACAGCAGTGCCTACTGGGCCGTGGCTTCCCCCTGCGCCATCGCCAACATGGACTTCGTCATGGCGCTCATCTATgtcatgctgctgctgctggctgccTTCCTGGGAACCTGGCCTGCTCTGTGTGGCCGCTTCAAGCGCTGGCGTAAGCACGGAGTCTTCGTGCTGCTCACCACGGCCACCTCCATGGCCATCTGGGTGGTGTGGATTGTCATGTATACCTACGGCAACAGGCAGCGCAACAGCCCCACCTGGGATGACCCCACGCTGGCCATCGCCCTCGCCGCCAACGCCTGGGCCTTCATCCTCTTCTATGTCATCCCCGAGGTTTCCCAGGTGACCAAGGCCAGCCCAGAGCAAAGCTACCAGGGGGACATGTACCCCACCCGGGGCGTGGGCTATGAGACTATCCTGAAAGAGCAGAAGGGTCAGAGCATGTTCGTGGAGAACAAGGCCTTTTCCATGGATGAGCCAGCGGCAG CTAAGAGGCCAGTGTCACCATACAGCGGGTACAACGGGCAGCTGCTGACCAGTGTGTACCAGCCCACCGAGATGGCCCTGATGCACAAAGGCCCG TCCGAAGGAGCTTACGATGTCATCCTCCCACGGGCCACCGCCAACAGCCAGGTGATGGGCAGTGCCAACTCGACCCTGCGGGCTGAAGACATGTACTCAGCCCAGAGCCACCAGGCGGCCACGCCGCTGAAAGACGGCAAGAACTCTCAG ggacatggatga